TCCTCAAAGGTTAACGCAGCGTTATTAAGCTGTTGACAAAAGGGGGAGCAGCGCACAGAAAGTGAGACTTGCAGAAAGGCAAAACTCTTCTGCTTCCATCAGAGCTCCTACAGCATTTTAACCACCACCCAGAGACTaaagcctgtccccagctgtaTTTCAAACCGCACACgtacagaaaatatatattgcaCTGAGGAagagttaaagaaaataaaatcctatcCCTATTGCGATACAGCGCTAATGAAATTCAGTCAGCGTGCTGAACATATTTGTTAATTTCATATGTTTTGACCCCTCAAGCTTGCAAGGAACTCAGTGAAGACCCAGGGGGATGTTTTACCACAAGAGAAAACAATCTGCCATTAACCACAGCTGAACCAAGAGAGCTGGCCTGAACCTTCcgaaaattaagaaaatggaagcatttttttcaaaacaaaaggagataaaacatttaaaagtcaACAAGGTTTAGAAAGAATCATAGCAGTAGAGTCAAGTGGAGACAATCTGACAATACACAGGATTTAAGAATACAGCCCCGGAGGAAAGATTGGGATTGTTTTGCAttagatatgtatatatataaataaaagaatgCAATTCTAACGCGTTGGCGGCAGCACGGTTACAACGAACAGGAAAGCTCGACCCGCGGGGCAGCAAAACCTCCCCGGGGTGACCCGGTGCGCGTCCCCGCTCCCCAGCGAGCCCCACGAACACGCACCCTCGTCCTCCCGTGTTTTAATTCCTGCCCAGCGGGCGCCCGGACGCTCCTCGGCCGTTTACACACGCGCGGAGCCCAGGCCGGCCGCGACCGTTGGCGACCGTTACAGAGGGCGGGAACCCAGCAGCGGCtcccccaccgccccccccaccCGCCACCCGCCACCGGTCGGTCGGTCGGTCGGTCGGTCGGTCGGACTGTGCCCCCTCACAACCCAacggcggggccgccccgggcccGGGCAGGCACTGCGGCTGCGCGGCCCCCGCGCCTGCGCGCTGCCGGCGGACACGGGCAGGGTATGGCGGCCGGGGCACCGCGGAGGGgacggggacaccgcggggcTCGGGGGGTTTGGGCCTGTCCCCGCCCCGGAGGCGAGGACGAGGCATGGCCGGGTGGCTCCTGCGCCCTTCCCGGAGCGCCACGTTTTACATAAATATCGGTTGTGTGTAACGCTGGCGCGATCGAGCCGGCGGGTGACAGCACTGGGTCACACAGGGGCGAGTTCCTGAGGTGGCGTTTCCAGGAGGGCAGAATCCCGAGCAAACGAGACAAGAAATCCCCGAATGATTCTAGTGGCGGAGTGTGTAAGACAGGTCTTACTTCCCTCTTGTTTCACCAGTTTCCTGGACTTCATATTAGGCTCATAGAATAATTCGTATGAGACTTTTAGAGAAATGTTCTTACTGAacttggatgtggggaacaattttttccccaaaagggctgtggggcattggaacaggctgcccagggcagtgctggagtcaccatccctggagggttggacagagatgaggttctcaggacatggggcagtgccagggatgGGGTAACAGttggtcttgagggtcttttccagccaaaatgattctgtgattcaggcTCCAGCAGCGTTTCTTGTGCCATTAAACGCTTTATTCTGTGTCTTTCCCAGGCTGGTGAAGGTGTGTGTGAGTTACGTTGCTGAGCGGGGACTGAAGGGGAGTTGGCAGCAAGCGGTAAGCAATGGTTCTGCGCAGAGTTAGAAGGGACAGGGAGAGCTCTACACCCTCAAGCTCCCTCAAAAGAGACCTCTAAAGATCAGGAGCTTGTAAATCTCTATAATTAGTAATAATGTGCCAGTTTTATATATTCATCGACCTTGAATTCAGTGTTCTTTTCAGACAAAGTAGTTATCCTGTGGTTATAACCCCTTTTTGAGTGGATTAGGAAAATCAAGGTTTTCCCTGAAAGTTTAAGCTTAATAGAAATCAGATCAAAACTGGAACAAGCCCATAGTCCAAACTCCAGCTAtgtggctggggacacgggtgtTAGAAACCCTATCTGCTTTGTGTCACAGATTTAGCTGTACTCGCCTGCTGCAAGGATGGACAGCGAAGTGCAAAGGGACGGCAGAATCCTGGATTTGATCGATGACGCCTGGAGGGAAGATAAATTGCCGTACGAGGATGTGGCGATCCCTCTGGTAAGGTGAATTGCTGCTTATCAATCCGAGTTAAGGCTGGTGTGTTTATCACAGCCCCTTCCAAGAAACGACACAGGATTGTTTGTGGTGCACCTAATTTGTACAAAAGGTTCCTGGGATGGATGTGACTTACTTGTTTTCTCTCCTATATGACACTCATTCCTATGCACATACAAGGACATGGATgtttctctcctcccctccccctgaCCAGTTGCAAAATCTCCTTAGAACTGGAGTGCCCTTCCCATCACACAATTCTGGGTTTGGCATCAGGGAGAAGTAGAATCATCCTTTCTCAGTGCTTCCCCTTTGCTTTACTAGTGTTTGAAGTGGTTTACCAGTTGGTTTGTAGAACAGATCAGCCTCACACCGACAGTTACAGTCTTGGTTATGCTTTATTTCCACCTTCTGGGGACTGATAGGCTGCTGGTTTCTTTAGCACAGAGACACTTCCAAATTGCCAGTGACGTGGTTCAAGCTTTAGCCCACACACCACTGTGTTTTCAGAGAGGACAAGGAGCAGCTACACACCTCCAAAATCCATCCATACAACACACAAAGTTTTACTGCCAAAATCTGGGCTGGAGGGAACGATCTTGCAGAAGTGCAATTCTCAGACATGAGAGCCCAAACCCCTCTTTGCTTGGGATAACCTCTACCAAGCACGTCAAATATTATAAACTAATTCCTTGTTGACATTTGCCTTTGTCCAAGTTAAGAAACACAACTGTTTCTTTCCTTACAGCCATCTCTTGAGCTACTTACCGTCACATACAGATGGCAGCCGCAGAGCGGAAGGCCTTAGCAACTACCAATAGCAAGAAAGGCCTGGCTGTGGAAATAAACATCCCCATGGATGGGATTGGTTCTGAGCACGTatcaaaaccagcacagattCACAGGAGGCCGAGTACAGCAGCATTGTAAAGGAGCAAACAGAATGGCTGTAAAGTGGCACATGAGCCTGTCCTGGGCATCTGAGCCAGGGCTCACTCCAGAGATTCCCATGAACTCAAATGGGCTCGAATCATATGCTGTTTTCAAAACTCAAAAGTTTTATTTAGCTCATGCTGGGTTTTCCAGATATCTTGAACTCCAAATTCTTGCCCAAGTAGTATCTGGCAGAATAACACACACTCTGCGTGGCTATGACACCAAGAACAAATAACCTAGGGAGGGAAGACGAAATCTCAGTTAAACTAAAGCTGGTCCTTACTGTgtcaggagcagctctgtgttGCACCTGGCAGGGGTTTCTGACTTGATCTGCTGATACAACACAGCCATACAGCACGCAGACCAGGGAGGGATTTCTCACCTGCCATAGGAAAGTAACATGTTACAGAACCAGTTGTCTTAATAACAGCTATAATAAAAGCAGGAGCTGTATTCTcagcaacagcaaaagaaacacATCACAACCAAGCACTGGAATAATTGCATCGTGCTATTATTTACTTATTTCGCATTTGCTATATAGTCTTCTTCCCTGTGTGCGCAGTCTGAGTGTACGGCGAGGCCCCAGGGTCCTGGGAAACCAAACTACCTTTCAGATTAAGCACCACATTCATGTGAAAAGAACATTCTTCATAACTGggcttagaaatatttttcagtggaTCGGTATGTATGATATGTATTGTTCAGATGCTCCCTCTGGTCTTGTTTGTGGATTTCTGTATTTATCCATATGAAGTCTTAGCAACCCGCTCCTTTCTGGAAGCGTATGAGTTGTGGAACGCATTGTACCTCTGTTTTGTTCTCAGAATGAGCTTCCTGAACCAGAGCAAGACAACGGTGGCACAACCGAGTCTGTGAAAGAGCAAGAAATGAAGTGGACAGATTTGGCTCTCCAGTATCTCCATGAAAATGTTCCACCCACGGGAAACTAGTGAATCAGTGAGATTTCATGCAGTGGATGCATGAATGcaatataaaaacaaatatttttcagctattGCTTTCATAAGCTTCTCTAAGGAGGAAACATTGCTGAAAAAAGCTTGGATTCAAACCATGGTTCCACTCAGAGACcaaacacaatttaaaatgcTTCTGTAACGAGTGTGAAATAACAATGACTATCTGACAGCTCAGAGCTAATATCAGAATGTTTCTTTtatgtaaaattatttcatatctTCTGTTAAATTGTTCTGAAGTTGGTGCCAGTTCTGATCTTAAATGTTTCTGACATGTGATAATAGTTTTTACCGTCTTGAGTTTTTCACTGATTTCAAAGCTCGCGATGGGATCATTTGTGACTCTGAAGGCTTGTGTCCCAATAAGTATTCCTGTGTGTTCTGTGCTTAGAGTTCAACGTGCAAAAACCAAATAACCGCAAGTTGGTTGTTACCGTCTTTACCTAGCGTGTGTGGCTGGGGTGTGAAACACTGGCCAGCAGACTCCAAGAGCTGGAAGGAATCTACACACCGGTGGTTATTTGAACTGCTCACCTCAGGGGCTGATGCTGGCGATGGGCAGCAGTTCCAGTGCTGACATCCTGGCTACGTTTGCCAACACGCGTACTCTAAACAGACAGTCTATTTTATGCTCAAATGGTGGTTCCTCAGGATCATTGTCTTTTGAGGGATGATTGAGAGTGCCTGTTGAACCAAATGCCTCTTGGATGAGCTGGCTCAGATGGGAAACGGAAatttgaggaaaagaaacaagcgGGGCTTAGCTTCAGGCAGTAAATTGTTACCGCTTTTTATGccgagaagaaaggaaaggcccTCTTGATTTCTTTATCTCATTTTATCTGATTCTCGAATGTCTTTTGCAATAGGTAAAAGCCTTCTGCTCATCTAGCCTGTTTCACTCTTGGACCGATTCCTTCGCACCATTGGCAGAACTCGctaaggagaaaatattttgacagaGTTTGAGATTACTGGTAGAGGTGAGAAAGgaactggaaggaaaacaatgtttcaagtcatttttcttttgccagcgCATCAGAAAAAGCACTTTCCTGGAGCCTACAGCTTCCAGACTTCACAGATGTTTTTTTGGTGTCTTTTCTCAATGTTTATCCTCTTCAGAACAGCACAAACCAACTTTCGCCTGCGTGGCTACCAAATGGAATGACAGCACGGCACATGTCCTGTGAGACTGTGGCTGCTGAGCTGCGTGAGGATGGAAAGCTCAAGGTGGTTGTGAAAAAAGTATCACGTGCATTGTTGGGTGCGCTCCCGTCTGCACCAGACTGGCAGCACGCACTTGTCTGAACAAGAAGGACCTGCACAGAGTTAAGGATTAACCCAAGAATTAGCAGAAGTCAAAAAGCTTCATACGTACAGCATGGAACGAAGAAACAGCTGTGCAGCTGGGAACTGTAATAGTTCAGCTCCTCATTGGATCATCACCACGGGGAAAAAACAGCCTATGCTTAATGAAGTGCTTCTGATCCTCCTCGTGTTCCTCTTCCCTGGCCTATGTTAGAAGAATTTGCTAAGAAAACATGAGGCAAAGCTACCACACAGCTTCTATCCAGCAGCCATCctcttccctcttttcctcccttctctcaCCCTTTCACAAACTCCCCACCACCCTCATCTTTCCAGTTTTGCCACTACATCTTCCAGCTCGACTGACTCAAACTGGTACCTTCTTTTTGTCATGACGTAGCGTTTGTGCGTCCTCCTCCTGCCTGAGGTCTCATAGGTTAGAAGGATGCAGGGCCACAGCGCTCAGGATTGCTGAAGGGATGTGGGGAACATGAACGCTACCAAATTAGGGCACTGCGAAAACAAGGGCTGGCCCTGCCCTGATGCGTATCGGACCTGCAGGGACGCCCACGTTCTTTGCTGCCTTCTGACATCCTCTGCAATCGTTTCCTTAGTTTCAACACGTGTAAAGTGCTGCTCACAGCATGATACCAAACCGTTCGTGTCTTTGATTAGTCATTCCCCAGGGCaaactatatttaaaatacGGAAACGTGGTAGAATAGGAGGTGCCCCacctttttaagaaaaagcttGAGTTGTATAACTAGAGACTGGTCTTCATTTCTCACCTGGTAACTTCCTCCTCTCACCACACCTACTGTTACCAGCAGAAAGGAGACAGCAAACTCTTGTCAGAGTGGACACACACCAAAGAAATTGTGGGATCCTTGAAATATTTTACCTGTACAAATTCCATGTGGAAGTCCATATGCTGAGGCTGTGTGTCGTGTTCATCTGCCTTTTGTATGGGGTGAAAACAGGTAAGAAATCAACCATTTGTTTTGAGCGTTTTTGTCAAGTATAACAGGctttctgtgctttgcagaAACGTTAATATATCTACCCTCCGCATTATAGATACTGCACAGGGTTTTTCACTGGCATTATTTATTTTGGCAAAGCAAATTATACTGGTTACATGGAGTCAGCTCTACGAGTTCCAAATGTAAAACCAGAAGTCAATTTTATTATCTTTTCCTCACTTTGCAAACATTTCTCTTATATAAAGTACTATCCATCGACAccaaaaatgtaatttgaaatCTTCAGAGAAGAATGATTTCTTTTCAGCGATGTCTTGTAGGACAGACACGAAGGATGAATTACTGTTTATGAACAATAAGCTTCATTTGATATCCTCACAGCCCCATCAAGAATCAACCTGTGTAACAATAAACAAATGTATTGCCTTGTGTTAGCACACACACGGGAGCAAATCAAGTCATAGCTCTCTGCTTTGTAGGGAAAACAAacgattaaaaaaacaaaacagtactCTTACAAATACTGACTTGTATTTCATCAGGTTCTCTAGAGTAATCTTGGGGTCAGGTTTTGCTTAGTTTGTTCAATATGCTTAGGAAATGTGTTCATAAGAAGTGGAAAAAGAGAATTGTGTGAGAAGGCAGCAAGGGAACCCAGGGAGAGAGCGAGGAGCAGTTTAAGAGGCGGAGGGCACGCTCTGTGGGAAAGCGATGGGAATCTCCACCATTGCTACCGAGATTCACTGTGCGGTAGTGCAGTGTGCTCAAAGCTGGAGACTCGTTATGGACGCACAAGACCGCAATGAAAAAAGCCCAGGCAAGCAGCTTCATTTTGCAAGAGGACAGACCAGCAGagtttaaaaattcagtttctaCTTCATTAACGCAGACAGCCTCAAAATCACAGACCCCAAATGTCACTATTGCAAACCTTGCCAGTCCATAGGACAGACATCCAGGACAGAAGGAAGACAAAGCCTCCAGACACCATCTCCAAGAGTGGAATGAGAGAGACCAGGGGAAGGCAGGACTCAAGTAGCACCGACTGCAGCAAATACCCCAGAGTCTGCCTGGGACCATTCCCGTGACCACAACACTCCCACCGGGGAGTATATAACttcagaatatatatatttttcacttaTTCACTTTTCAGGGAGGGAAGTGGTCTGTTGGAGACAGGTTAAGTACAGCGTCAGGGTGTTTAGTTTCCACCTCACTTATCTGCTTGCAGAATTAATCTCATTAAGCCTCTTGCCCCATCAGAGAAATCACACTGGCATTTCAAAGACACTTCCAGCCATGAGGGTGGGATTGGGATCCAGTGTGCTCAGCAGAAagaagagcaaagccaggatACCAGCTCTTTAAAAGCTCTTTACCACAAGGTCTGGGCTGTTGTGACAAATACAGTCTCCTCTGGGCAAGTCTCAGCACAATGCCAGAGACAGAGAAACAAATTAAGCAATCAGTGCAATCTTGGCACGATAGAGAATATTACCTGGCATTTTTGCCTGTATTACTACAGCTTCAGTGGTGGTAAAGACAATTAACAATACTATTTTAAATGAGCATACAATAACTAAAACCATTTCTAGTTATTAGTAAAAAATAAGCATAAttgtatatttttctgttgcGGTAGCACCTGGAGGACAGTCGTTAAGTATCACTGTGTATGCTGGTGTGTATCAGCAAAAAATGATCCCTTTTCTCTGCTAGTGACTCTGAGATCTCCACGTGAGCAGCATCACGGgagaactgctgctgctgcttctctggagcATCTGTAAGAACAAAGTGACAGCAAGAACCGATGTTCACTGGCCTGGCTGAGGGTTCATGTTCACTGGTCCTGTTCCGCTATTCGTATTTTACCATGGGCTTTACACAAGCAGGACTCCACGGATTTCAAATGTtcaaatttatttctgaatttatgGCAGCAATTTAAAATATCCAGTTGGACTTAACTGCAACATCCTTTTAGCCTATTAACTTTTATTTCTGGAGCTCCTGGGGCTTCTACAAAGTAATTAGCAGAACTGTGGCAACTGAGCAGATTATTTTATGTGCCGGGCACATGGCATTTATATCACTCTCATGCTCCTGGTTtccacaggaggaaaaaaaatgaaagttgcTCATAAAAACTGTGAGAGTTTCAtcatttagaaattaaaatgcagagtACTGGAGGTTTGCTAGAGCACAATTAGCTTACAGCTGCAGGTTTTCTAAACCCTTCTACCTACTGCACAGGCCTTTACGCAACACAGATTGGGCAGATTTCTCCAGCAACTGCAGCAATTATTGCAGGCCAGGGTGTGGGTGTGAGAGAGAAACTCTCAGCCACAAGGCTCTTCAATAAGATTAAAGGGATTCTGGGCAGAGGCTTGTGAGCCAGGAAGAGGCTGCAAAAGCTGGGAAGGCCGTCATATGCAGTGTGCGTCTGCAGACAGTTACTCCGTTCCCCGTTGGAGACTCAAAAGGCTCAGCCTGTGTTCTGCTGGCAAAGCAAGGAACTAAGCCAGGCTTTCCAATGGCAGAGACCTTCCCATAAAGCAGTGCTTATATAAAATGCAGTTACTCTCCAGCTGTGTATAAAGCAGTATCAGTGACATATCTCATGCAAAGGGTGTCCCATTTTGCAGTCTGAAATAGCAGGCTGCATCTGCAAATACAAATGAAGCGCTGAGCTGCCCCATGCAACAGCAAGATCCTCTG
The sequence above is a segment of the Columba livia isolate bColLiv1 breed racing homer chromosome 9, bColLiv1.pat.W.v2, whole genome shotgun sequence genome. Coding sequences within it:
- the ANAPC13 gene encoding anaphase-promoting complex subunit 13 codes for the protein MDSEVQRDGRILDLIDDAWREDKLPYEDVAIPLNELPEPEQDNGGTTESVKEQEMKWTDLALQYLHENVPPTGN